The genomic window GTCGCTTAGACAGCTCTGTGCTTTAACGAGCTGCTCTCACAGATGTCCTAGAAAGGATGTGGTAAAGAGCATGTTTACTCCTGGCACACTGCCTCTCCTTGTTGAGTTGTGTAGCAGCTACCAACAGTGTATTAGTAAATACTATCACAGATTAAGAGATCTCCCAGGGCGGTGATGGTGCCAAACTGTGACTACTGAGATGAAGAGTCTCAGGGCAGAGATGAGACGGATGCAGGGGGCCAGGTAGGAAGCCAGAGAGAGCCCTAATTTAATAACTGATAAAAGATCGAGGTTTGTTCCCATTTGAGCAAAGAGGGCTAATGAGTATTGATAATGCAGTTAGGGACAGATATTTATGCAGAAGGTAATTTAGAAGCACAGAGCAATAATCAACATTGATGGTATATAACTAAATGTGGAGTGCTCTGAACCCGAGGAAAAACTTTGCAGTCCCAAGTATGGCATGTATTAAATGATGTTTGTGGTTTAAGTTATACCTTTTGTAGCACGAGAGCTAAACAATTGCTGTTTATCGAATGTTGGTCATTATATGATCTAATCGCCTTGTTTCACATTGGCAAACccctaaaatgttttaaaaccttAACCTAAATCCCATTTCATGGTCGCTTACTTGTTATCTGTGAGCTACAAGACATGTGGGTGTATGAGATTCCAAAAGAAGCTAATAAGTGCACCTTGAATTAagattattttatattgaaaAATACTaacaactgttgtttttttttttgttttgttttttgaaagcTTGATAGTGGAGAGGCAGACGGGGAACATAGGGAGAGAGGTTGTGTGGGTGAATGCAACAAAGATCTCAGCCAGACTCAAACCAGGGGCGTTACAGTTACATGGCTTGCGCAATAACCAGGAGGCTTCCAGTGCGCTTACTTTACTTTATGCGTGCATACATTTCCCTAATTGATGATTTACTATTCTATATATGGAAAATATTCCTACTTTTTAAGCATGTTGgtaatatttaattaactgcTCTAACATTCTGATTTATCTATTTCTCATTTAGGTGGTTCATGCAAACTGCTACTCTGCTGCCTCCTAGCACCCATCATGCCTTATGGAATATTCATCCACCACCAATGATATTCCAGCAGGTTCCATGTTTACAACAAAAGTTAATTTTGCCAACAATTAGCCTCATAACTTCTTTTTGGTCAGGCTTGATTGCTGTGCAAAGCACATCATTATAACTGCAagcctgtgtttattttttttttgttactctACAATCAACTTCTCCCATTTTGCAAGAGGCTTACCCCCTATCATGAGACTCCGAATCTACAAGAGGAAGGTGGTGATACTGACTCTGGTGGTTGTCGTCTGTGGCCTAGCTTTCTGGAGCAGCGGAAGGCAGAAGAAGAATGACAGTGGAACGTTCCCCAAGGAAGtggagacagtgaagagaagcagcagtattagcagcagcagcagtagtagcatCAACAACCATATCCAGGTGCAAGCCACACCTGCAGTCAGCCGGGTACCTGTTCTACCTCCTGTTATTCAAACAAATGACACACACCCTGAGAAAACGAAGGATAAAGAGAAGATACCAAAGCCAGAGGTAGATAACACCACGTTAGTCTACCGTGGCATTGTCTTCCAGCTGAACTTTGACCAGACCATAAGAAATGAGGAGAAGTTTAAGATGGCACGACAGAAAGATGATCTGGTTGTGGTGGTTCAAGTCCATAACCGGCCAGACTACCTTAAGCTGTTAGTGGACAGTTTGCGGAAGGCTAGAGGTGTGGAGGGCATACTGCTGATATTCAGCCATGACTACTGGTCCCCTGAGATAAACAAAGTGGTGGCCTCTGTTGACTTCTGTCAAGTCCTTCAGATTTTCTTCCCCTTCAGCATCCAGCTGTACCCCGAGGAGTTCCCTGGAAATGACCCCAGAGACTGTCCTAGAGACATTCCTAAAAAGGACGCCTTAAAGCTGGGATGCATTAACGCTGAATACCCTGACTCATTCGGCCACTATCGTGAGGCAAAGTTCTCCCAGACCAAGCACCACTGGTGGTGGAAGCTCCACTTTGTATGGGACAGAGTCCGGGCACTGAAGGACCACAAGGGTCTGGTCCTGCTAATTGAGGAGGACCACTACTTGTCTCCGGACTTTATCCACCTCTTAAAGCTGATGTCAACTCTCAAAAGGGAGCAGTGCTCAGACTGCGACATCCTCTCACTAGGGAGTTACAGCCACATCGGCTACTCCAGCAAAGCAAACAAGGTGGAGGTAAAAGTCTGGAAGTCCACTGAGCACAACATGGGGATGGCTTTGAGCAGAGAGACATACCAGAAGCTTATTCAATGCACCGACACATTCTGCACTTACGACGACTACAACTGGGACTGGTCCTTACAACACCTGACTGTGGCCTGCTTGCCCTCCTACTGGAAAGTCATGGTGAGTGAGGCACCGCGGGTTTTCCACGCCGGAGACTGTGGCATGCACCACAAGAAGGCTTCTTGCATGCCAATCAGCCAGAAAACCAAGATAGAAAACATCCTACAGAGCAGCGGGAACCAGCTGTTCCCAAAGAACCTCCTGATAGCAAAGAGACTGCCAGCCAACGGGGCCGGAGGAGTGGCCCCCCATGTGAAAAACGGAGGCTGGGGAGATATCAGGGACCATGAACTCTGCAAGAGTTATGTTCGATTACAGTGACCTTAattgttactattattatatattattgtcTCTTTTGCATCCTcgataaagaaaaaaagccttttaaagAAAATCTTTATGGACTACTCTTCATATTGCCTGTTTTATTGGACTGTTCCAAATAAAGACGAATGTTGGATTTTTGGCTTCTTTAACACAAATATGTCTTTACAATGAATTATTTAAGTGATACCTGGCAAGTCTGCTTTGTTTTGTAAGCTGCAATTAACAATAATATACTAAACAAtatattgttgtgttttctctagCAAGGTTTTTCAGATTAAAGTATGTCTGGTATGCTAACTTACCAAAAATGTATAACATGTCTGAATACTGGTGATACTTGCTGTAGATTTAAGCAATCCCACTGCGCATGCATAATTAATTAGAAGTTATTTCTATCACATAAATGTACTCCGATCAAAGGAGATCCTTTGGGACACCTTGTTCCATTTAAAAAATCTCCCATTTGGCTTGACTTCAACAGGTTTGTAAAGCACACCAAATGTCTCATTACTCCTGACTGGAGAAAGGACGCCACTTGCAATACACAGCATCAATAAACATAGCAGTCATACTTGCATCAGAGGGTACACGGAGGAAGCTGTGGTGTTTTTCTATCAACCCGTGTTTCAGAGAGGCAGCGTGGcccattttattttgttgtgttgcaaTGCATCAGTGTCCAGCACTTGGGCGACTGTGTCTTTTGTGCAGAGATTTTGATTTCACAGATAAATGCACACCAGGCACCTGGAGAGATCCCAAGACGCTGATAGAACTTGTTCATGTTGTTGCTATTGAagatgcatttacattttaagtgcTTAGACCCCAGCTCAGTATCGATGGTTTCTGCTGAGGCTCTATTGATCCCCTCCACCCCTCTGGCAATGTTTAACAATCAGTTCTGCACTCTGTACAAAATCTGAAATAACTGCAAAGTGATCACTGACTGGACCCTCCATACAGTTCATATGAAGTTCTGTATATCCTCTAGCAGACTGCTGGAGTGCTTTAAGAGACTCCTGTCTCAACATAAAATTGCTAAATATTGCctgaattaaatatgaaatgctTATAATAAGGTGGATTCCAGACAAATGTTGGAGACTGAGCACGACTCACGCAGCCCAACGACGCTTCCTCTGTGCAAAACAGAAAGTCGCAGTGTCTGCAGGCTAAGAAGTCCCACTTTACTTCCTATCTGTGAACTTTAATTCCTAATGCACTGTGAAGACGTGATGCTGGGGCGGCTGTGCTGAAGTCATGTGTCGTGCAAATTGTACAGCTGCTCCCACGGTGGAGGCTTAATAATTGGGCCTGCACCTCAAGGGAAGCACGGCTTAGAATAGAATTGAGAATAGGAGGAAGTGGCACTGCTCTCGATTCTTGGTGACTAACGGTTAACTGATGCTGGAGCCTTTGAAACTGCAATTTGCTGTTGCTTTTGGACGTTCTATACCCGGTTTAATTTGCAAAGGTAAGAAGGACAAGGAACAGAAGCTATATTTTACTTGTTATGCTGCGATAAGATAGTCCCACTGCACAAAGTGACTAATGAAATAgaacaactaaacaaaactaGAGCTTAAAATTACACATGaacatgtgaaatgaaaagataaattaCATTCTCCTACAAGTTAAAGGCGAACATtgacttttaacattttaagagACAGAACATGCcgtcaaaatacatttttcatagGGAGGAAATTCTGCAGACTATCATTATTTGGTTCACTCTCAGCATTTAGACAGTCTGAGTAACTGAGTAACATAAAGCAtcacttcttctctgctgtcatTTGAAGCGGTTCAACAGATCTGATGATGCCATCTGCAGGAAAAGGGTGACCAAGACTACAATCTCTGTAGGATGAGCtaccagatgatgtcatctgaacCAAAACACAGATATTCACTAGATATTTAGAGCAGTAGGCTTTAGCACCTGACGTTACCTGGCTACAGCATCTTTTTCCTCCAAATTTTGTCAGTAAGGTCAATTTAAAGAAGGAGCTTGATTTACAGTGTTCAATATGATATATGatccttttcatttttcctgcttGCTAACATAAGTCGACCCGTGTGTTAAACAATTCCCCCTGTGgatttttaatttccttttaaaaagGTTGATTTGAACATTTCCATGGCCAAACTAACCCAGTTCTTTTGAACAAGcgcagctgtgtgtttgttcaaagGAACAATAAAAATGCATCTCTGACATCAAAAAGATAGTCTAGTGCATATGAATTTGCAAACTTTGCAAAATCAGATGCAAGgcattcattttctgtgtccATTAACGtaaatgttcatatttatttttgcaacaCATCAAGCGCGGCTCATTCGTTTGGCTCATAGGTCTCTGAGACTATATTAATCATTTATAGCCATTGCACACATTGCCAGGTAAACATAACTCTGGTCAATATGTAGAGGCATGCAGACGAGGGAATTGCATCACTCTGAGATGATGATTAAAGCAGGACTTTACAGGAGAGATGGGATTCTCACTCTGTGCATTGAATTTCTATCCACCCCGATCCCTTAGGATGCAAGATGAATGGAGCTGTTTTACTAAGCTTTTTACTGTATGACAGagtgttttgatttcttttcaagTTGCCTCGAGGATAAAAGTGCTTGGCTGATGAATAATTGTGGGCGACAACATGTACTTTTGCAAAAGAAATCAACAGTGGATATATTAGTATGATGCTTTTATGTACGACCTCTCTCTAAGGGCTACTCCTGATTGACACCAGAATTGATATGTGTGGCCCTGGGGAGATTAATCAGtcactcagtcagtcagagcCCATCGCGTGGTGAGTGACACCCTGACAGGATGATCGTGCCTCTCCAGCCTGCTGATCACTCTACTCAGCCTTCACACCCATGCCACAGGCTGCCAGTGAATGGCTGCGAGTGCTTGTGTTTCTTCTAAATGTGACTCATATATTATGGAGGAGCAGTTTTTATTCCCCACTCAgatcataaaatatatatgaagtAGGAAGAATATGTTCGTTGCAGGAAGAGAGAACAGGATATACATAGTCGGTGTTTCCCCTGTTTGATCAAGTGATGGCTGTTGTCTGTGGAAGATTAGTTGTTTGCTGTGAAGAACTCGCGAGCTCTCGTTGGTCTGAGCAACACTGCCACCAGCTGGCTTAATGTAACCCTAACATGCCACATTATGAGAGgaccaaaacattagaaacactcCTGTCTGACTCCTCATAGACGAACGATCACCTTTCTCACAGTTTCAACAGCATGTAAAGTGAAACCTATTTGTTGAGTCAACACTACAAGAGTATGCTATAGTTGTAGATTGATAGACAACATATTGTTATCTAGATCTGTTTGCATGATCTTCCCGTTAGTCGTATAGAGCCTATCCATTTTTATGCAGGGCTGCCCATATAGGTATTATCCCAGTGACTTATTTACCTGGGTGTAAATTACACTAGTATGAGTAAAGGAACTGGCTCAAACTAACTCCAGTAAAAGTCCACTGCCTCCTTGTTATCATGGATGGATTACTGAATGAGCTTATACTGGCCCTGGGGCTCCCAGTGGCCCCTTGGCAGACAGCATTTCATATCATATTCTCCAGTGTGAACTAATTatgtaatgaaacaaacaaacaaaacaaaagctacGGGTTTTTCAGCCAACAACAGCAAGGGGAGATTTCTGCTTCACCAGCAGAtgtaaaacaaccacaaagagatgGAAGatgacacaacacaaatcatCTACTGGAATgtgcaaaatgacaaaaagaaaagtcacaaagaaacagtgaaaatgaccTCAGAGACACGAAACGCTCCTACACTATATAGGAAGGGTGGGGTTTTGTCCCATGATGCATCCAGTCATGTTACATGAAGATGTGGTTTCATGTTAGTTGATTGTTTGTCGACTTCAAAAAGTAACACAAATGGAACATGTGGTCTGTCAAAGCTGTTTTAATAGGCCTCACATGGATTAAAAGGCTCCCACTGTTTAAATGTTCACTCTTCCTATGTGGGTGCTtggggaaaacaaaaacaaacaaacaaacaaacaaaacaaaaaaaaacacacccttACCTGAAGCACTTTACACCGCCAAGTGCTGACATTTGTCAGCTGGTTTTCAACACAGTGTCAACAGTTTGTTCACAAGTTCAGAATCAGTTCAGTAATTAATACTCACAATTACAGGAGTTGTGAAATTCAGCCCTGTCTGCAGAACATGGTTGTCTTGATTTGTTAGCTGAAGTGAATTCACACGCATGTTGATGGGTAGGGCTTAGTGCTAATGGGTGAGCGGGAACTCTACGCCAACGTTAGTCTTCCTGTGATTTACCTGAGCTCAAAGTGATGGCTGAATTACTCCGCTGCTTCTGCGCCTACCTTCCCGTGTTGTAAAAGGAATCTGCAGCGACAGGCTAGATAGCGTTCAGCACTACCTGTTAGATAAGAGGACTTCATAGACGTCTCCTATGCCAAACACgtcattaataaaaaatacacctGAATTCTCTTTATgtacaacagaaaagaaacattttcacctgCATATTCaagattcattttaatattaggTATAGATTTTCTGTATTAGAAATAGCGCTATTGTCTGAAATGAGAATCTTTCAACTAATGAAATAATGATCATTTCACCCATAAATCATcaaagtacaatatttacatataaTACAGAGCCCATTTAATCtgaaacaatattaaaataaatgttcaatagatacaaaggttttgtttttttttttaaattctatttataTTTCGACCTTGTCAAGGAGCTCTTACACGCTCCAAAAAAAGGTAAAGCCATTCTCCTCTAACAAACTATTAAGTgcaaacaattttttttttccatataaaAACTATGATTGCAGCATCCAGCGTTGAGAGAGGGCAATAACATGCCGTTTCCCCAAGTGCTTCCAAAGCTGTCTTCAAAATATTTTGCTTGTGTTCCACCATTATTCATTCCAAATGGGGGAAACGAGAACATGAGGAAATCTgtgcaaaacacatttgtgtgatTAAAATATTGGTAAAGGAAGTAAAAAGCTGCAGTCTGCCATGAACAGGTGTTTGAGGACTGTGGCTGCCCATGAcgtaaaagaaagaaaaaaaaacaaaagaaaactataaAGAGACTTGGTTTTGACT from Anabas testudineus chromosome 24, fAnaTes1.2, whole genome shotgun sequence includes these protein-coding regions:
- the mgat2 gene encoding alpha-1,6-mannosyl-glycoprotein 2-beta-N-acetylglucosaminyltransferase → MRLRIYKRKVVILTLVVVVCGLAFWSSGRQKKNDSGTFPKEVETVKRSSSISSSSSSSINNHIQVQATPAVSRVPVLPPVIQTNDTHPEKTKDKEKIPKPEVDNTTLVYRGIVFQLNFDQTIRNEEKFKMARQKDDLVVVVQVHNRPDYLKLLVDSLRKARGVEGILLIFSHDYWSPEINKVVASVDFCQVLQIFFPFSIQLYPEEFPGNDPRDCPRDIPKKDALKLGCINAEYPDSFGHYREAKFSQTKHHWWWKLHFVWDRVRALKDHKGLVLLIEEDHYLSPDFIHLLKLMSTLKREQCSDCDILSLGSYSHIGYSSKANKVEVKVWKSTEHNMGMALSRETYQKLIQCTDTFCTYDDYNWDWSLQHLTVACLPSYWKVMVSEAPRVFHAGDCGMHHKKASCMPISQKTKIENILQSSGNQLFPKNLLIAKRLPANGAGGVAPHVKNGGWGDIRDHELCKSYVRLQ